In one window of Paracoccus saliphilus DNA:
- a CDS encoding aspartate aminotransferase family protein, whose amino-acid sequence MFETSKSATLYDRAKKVMPGGNTRHTVFRQPHQVYALRGHGCRITDIDGDDRIDAVGNFTALIHGYGSERIREAARRQIDAGPCFGMATEGEIRLSEMLCERLPSVELLRYTNSGTEAVMNAIKVARAFTGRSRFAKCEGAYHGTYDPAETSQEARPESWGEIDNPASVPTAKGTPQGVLDDVVVIPFNNTPVAEAILRAKGNSLAAVLVDVMPNRAGLVPAKPEFLQMLRRVTRELGALLILDEVITFRLGYHGAQGRFGVDPDLTTLGKVIGGGFPIGAIGGRREVMSVFDPTIGSPAVPHGGTFSANPMSMMAGIAALEDLTPVSFEHLESLGELFDAGIGDCFRRHGIEGQVTGLGSLRRMHLSNAELTDFRSTFAAGDGPKRVAALARSLFDEGVIIAANGLMAFSTAMTPDDIQEIIDAFDRALPKAFSKE is encoded by the coding sequence ATGTTCGAAACCTCGAAATCCGCTACACTTTATGATCGCGCAAAAAAGGTGATGCCAGGGGGAAATACCCGTCACACCGTTTTTCGCCAGCCTCATCAGGTTTACGCCCTGCGAGGCCACGGTTGCCGCATCACAGACATCGACGGAGATGATCGTATAGATGCGGTCGGCAATTTTACTGCGCTGATCCATGGCTATGGCAGCGAACGTATCCGCGAAGCTGCACGGCGCCAGATTGACGCGGGTCCGTGCTTCGGAATGGCTACCGAGGGTGAGATCAGGCTTTCCGAGATGCTTTGCGAGCGCCTGCCGTCGGTCGAGCTTTTGCGCTATACGAACTCCGGAACCGAGGCCGTGATGAACGCGATCAAGGTGGCGCGAGCCTTCACCGGGCGTTCGAGATTCGCCAAATGCGAGGGGGCCTATCACGGCACCTACGACCCGGCTGAAACCAGCCAGGAAGCCCGCCCGGAATCCTGGGGTGAGATTGACAATCCGGCCTCCGTGCCGACCGCAAAAGGTACGCCACAAGGCGTGCTGGACGATGTGGTCGTCATACCTTTCAACAACACGCCCGTTGCCGAAGCGATCCTCCGGGCAAAGGGCAATTCCCTGGCGGCAGTTCTGGTCGACGTGATGCCGAATCGTGCCGGTCTCGTGCCGGCTAAGCCTGAATTTCTTCAGATGCTGCGCCGCGTGACGCGCGAACTCGGCGCACTTCTGATCCTGGACGAGGTTATCACCTTCCGGTTGGGCTATCATGGTGCGCAAGGGCGGTTCGGTGTAGATCCCGATCTCACCACCTTAGGGAAGGTGATCGGTGGCGGGTTCCCCATCGGCGCGATCGGAGGGCGGCGGGAAGTCATGTCCGTCTTCGACCCGACAATAGGCAGCCCGGCTGTGCCGCATGGCGGAACCTTCAGCGCCAATCCCATGTCCATGATGGCCGGCATCGCGGCACTGGAAGACCTGACGCCAGTTTCGTTTGAACATCTCGAAAGCCTTGGCGAACTTTTCGATGCAGGTATCGGCGACTGTTTCCGCCGCCATGGCATTGAAGGCCAGGTGACGGGACTAGGCTCGCTGCGCCGCATGCACCTGAGCAATGCCGAACTGACCGATTTCCGCTCGACCTTCGCCGCAGGGGACGGACCGAAGCGTGTAGCAGCCTTGGCCCGTTCCTTGTTCGACGAGGGCGTGATCATTGCAGCAAACGGCCTGATGGCCTTTTCGACAGCCATGACGCCCGATGACATCCAGGAAATTATCGATGCCTTTGACCGGGCGTTGCCCAAGGCATTTTCGAAGGAGTGA
- a CDS encoding 3-oxoacid CoA-transferase subunit A has protein sequence MDKIVANLADAVSGIEDGMTVMIGGFGGAGSPLELIHALIDRFRATGHPGELTVVNNNAGNAHLGLAALIEVGMVRKMICSFPRSADASVFNTAWREGRVELELVPQGTLAERIRAGGAGIPAFYTPTGVGTDLARDKPVAEFEKRVYLQERWLKADVALIKADMADRHGNLTFRMAARNFSPLMCMAAAETIVQARRIVAPGGIDPEAVVTPGIFVQKVVDLSRPHQEEDLVRAGAAYPLEN, from the coding sequence ATGGACAAGATTGTAGCGAATTTGGCCGACGCAGTTTCCGGTATCGAGGATGGCATGACGGTGATGATCGGCGGTTTCGGCGGCGCGGGGTCACCCCTTGAATTGATCCATGCGCTGATTGACCGCTTTCGGGCGACCGGGCATCCGGGTGAGCTGACCGTGGTGAACAATAACGCAGGCAACGCGCATCTCGGCCTTGCTGCGCTGATCGAAGTGGGGATGGTTCGCAAGATGATCTGTTCGTTCCCCCGCTCAGCTGACGCAAGCGTGTTCAATACTGCCTGGCGCGAGGGCAGGGTGGAGCTTGAACTCGTCCCGCAGGGCACGCTGGCCGAACGCATTCGCGCGGGGGGTGCGGGTATTCCTGCCTTCTACACTCCAACCGGAGTCGGCACCGATCTGGCGCGCGACAAGCCGGTCGCCGAGTTCGAGAAACGCGTCTACCTGCAGGAGCGCTGGCTGAAGGCCGATGTCGCGCTGATCAAGGCAGATATGGCGGACCGCCATGGTAACCTGACTTTTCGGATGGCCGCACGCAACTTCAGCCCATTGATGTGCATGGCTGCGGCCGAGACTATTGTTCAGGCGAGGCGTATTGTGGCCCCTGGAGGCATCGATCCCGAGGCCGTCGTCACGCCGGGAATCTTCGTTCAGAAGGTCGTCGATCTTTCCAGGCCTCATCAGGAAGAGGACCTGGTGCGCGCAGGTGCTGCCTACCCATTGGAGAACTGA
- a CDS encoding RidA family protein → MRQQVEVTGHWGAAIGYSRAVRAGNLVVVSGTAASGPDGAMYPGDAEAQTREVLSRIGAALTEVGASLADVIETRVFLKRMEDWDAVGRAHGAVFGDIRPATTLLQAGALIADDLLVEIAATAVIDS, encoded by the coding sequence ATGAGACAACAAGTTGAGGTCACCGGCCACTGGGGTGCCGCCATCGGTTATTCGCGGGCGGTGCGCGCAGGCAATTTGGTGGTGGTATCCGGCACTGCAGCTTCGGGGCCGGACGGAGCGATGTATCCTGGAGATGCCGAGGCGCAGACCCGCGAGGTTCTTTCGCGGATCGGAGCCGCGCTAACGGAGGTCGGTGCGTCTTTGGCTGACGTAATCGAAACGCGGGTGTTTCTGAAGCGCATGGAGGATTGGGACGCCGTTGGACGTGCTCATGGTGCAGTGTTCGGGGATATCCGTCCGGCGACGACGCTGCTGCAGGCGGGTGCCCTGATTGCCGATGACCTGCTGGTCGAGATTGCGGCAACGGCTGTTATCGACAGCTGA